One segment of Ascidiaceihabitans donghaensis DNA contains the following:
- a CDS encoding Tat pathway signal protein: MTKLTRRGFMASLAAAGAVRAVPIAGAKLGGRRILTLVYDKSMGMMRAVERWVP, encoded by the coding sequence ATGACAAAACTGACACGACGCGGATTTATGGCCAGTCTGGCCGCTGCAGGTGCTGTGCGGGCCGTTCCAATTGCGGGTGCCAAACTGGGAGGACGGCGGATTTTGACGTTGGTGTACGACAAGTCCATGGGTATGATGCGCGCGGTTGAGCGTTGGGTGCCGTAG
- a CDS encoding pyridoxal-phosphate-dependent aminotransferase family protein has translation MSLPPNTAPPNTAHGRGYLAIPGPSVMPDAVLQAMHRASPNIYAGALIDMMPDLTRDLCRVARTQHDVAIYIGNGHAAWEAALSNTIAPGDRVLVPSSGHFAHGWADMAEGLGAQVDLLEFGKQSPFDVNRIADALQADTAHEIKAVLAVHVDTSSSIRNDIAAIRKAMDDVNHPALLMADCIASLGCDTFEMDAWGVDVMVTACQKGLMVPAGTSFVFFNDRAGAARAKMPRVSRYWDWVPRANPDGFWQYFNGTAPTHHLYGLRVALDMIHAEGMDQVWARHRRLARAIWAACDVWASKGGLRMNVADPAHRSTAVTSLRLDAPDGTRLRDWVEDNLGLTLGIGLGMGEGRESDAFFRFGHMGHVNGQMIMGLLGGVETGLCALDIEHGTGALDAAAKVIAGG, from the coding sequence ATGTCATTGCCCCCCAATACCGCGCCCCCCAACACTGCACACGGCCGCGGATATTTGGCCATTCCCGGTCCATCCGTCATGCCTGATGCTGTGTTGCAGGCCATGCATCGTGCGTCGCCAAACATCTATGCTGGCGCTTTGATTGACATGATGCCGGACTTGACGCGTGATTTGTGCAGGGTTGCGCGCACGCAACATGACGTGGCGATTTACATCGGCAACGGGCATGCAGCGTGGGAAGCCGCGTTAAGCAACACGATCGCGCCGGGGGACCGCGTGTTGGTGCCATCCTCTGGACATTTCGCCCATGGCTGGGCTGACATGGCCGAAGGTTTGGGCGCACAAGTCGATCTTCTGGAATTTGGCAAGCAAAGCCCGTTTGACGTGAACCGCATTGCAGACGCACTGCAGGCGGACACAGCACATGAAATCAAAGCAGTTCTGGCCGTGCATGTGGACACATCCAGCTCCATCCGAAACGATATCGCCGCGATCCGCAAAGCGATGGATGATGTGAACCACCCCGCATTGCTGATGGCGGATTGCATTGCATCGCTTGGCTGCGACACCTTCGAGATGGACGCATGGGGCGTCGATGTGATGGTTACGGCCTGCCAAAAAGGCTTGATGGTGCCTGCGGGAACGTCATTTGTGTTTTTTAATGATAGGGCAGGGGCAGCTCGCGCGAAAATGCCAAGGGTCAGTCGCTACTGGGATTGGGTGCCACGGGCAAATCCCGACGGGTTCTGGCAGTACTTCAACGGAACAGCCCCGACCCACCATTTGTACGGTCTGCGCGTGGCGCTTGATATGATACATGCCGAGGGGATGGATCAGGTCTGGGCGCGGCACAGGCGTTTGGCGCGTGCCATTTGGGCAGCTTGTGATGTGTGGGCCAGCAAAGGCGGTTTGCGTATGAACGTCGCCGACCCCGCCCACCGCAGCACCGCCGTCACATCTTTGCGTTTGGATGCGCCGGATGGCACGCGGTTGCGCGATTGGGTGGAAGATAACCTTGGGTTGACGCTTGGAATTGGGTTGGGCATGGGCGAGGGCCGGGAATCAGACGCGTTTTTCCGGTTTGGGCACATGGGACACGTGAACGGTCAGATGATTATGGGGCTTTTGGGCGGTGTCGAAACGGGACTGTGTGCTTTGGACATTGAACATGGGACGGGCGCATTGGATGCAGCCGCCAAAGTCATTGCCGGGGGCTGA
- a CDS encoding valine--tRNA ligase codes for MALEKSFDAKTAEPRLYAAWEKAGCFVAGANAKPGASAYCIMIPPPNVNGRLHIGHAFNNTLQDIMVRWHRMRGFDTLWQPGQDHAGIAMQLAVEKELAAEGKPGRKEIGRDAFMDVAWDYKGRTANGIIDQLKRIGSSCDWSRNAFTMSGAPNAPEGEDGNFHDAVIKVFVEMYNKGLIYRGKRLVNWDPYFETAISDLEVENIETPGHMWHFKYPLAGGETYTYVEKDEEGNVTLSEERDYISIATTRPETMLGDGAVAVHPSDERYAPIVGKLCEIPVGPKEHRRLIPIITDEYPDKDFGSGAVKITGAHDFNDYQVAKRGGIPMYNLMDTKAAMRSDGKPYAEEAAIAQKIANGELDFDEAMISAMNLVPDDYRGMDRFEARKKVVEDITAEGLAVLKLVPYVDAEGQENLRLEPFVENKPIMQPFGDRSKVVIEPLLTDQWFVDTDQIVGPALDAVRNGDVKIMPESGEKVYYNWLDNIEPWCISRQLWWGHQIPVWYGPDGKSFCAASEKEALALATTAYQSTNPDVSIQVFVSTDEKSRVEDNLGNTVPDPAFLFDHTSQHLNGDTLSETDHFVVQIARDPDVLDTWFSSGLWPIGTLGWPEDTAELNKYFPTSDLITGQDILFFWVARMMMMQLAVVDDIPFKNVYLHGLVRDAKGKKMSKSVGNVVDPLDIIDEYGADALRFTNAAMASLGGALKLDTKRIEGYRNFVTKLWNAATYGDFKGTFDVSHSDTAPDTKLPLNQWIKGEIGKTREAVDAALDTYRFNDAASTLYSFVWNTFCSQYLEFTKPVLDGDDAGAAAETKATYAWALDQILILTHPIMPFVTEEIWGAKERPKMLAHADWPTYTAADLVVPEADAELSWTVAMIEAIRSARAQMNVNAGDFIPLVVQGMDGAARSAWAQNEALIKRFARVESLEEVDGMPKGTVTLAASGGTFGLPLDGVIDVAAEKARLEKTLGKLGKELGGLRGRLKNPKFADSAPPEVIEETKANLALREAEEAKLNEAFSRLAELG; via the coding sequence ATGGCACTGGAAAAATCTTTTGATGCAAAAACCGCCGAACCCCGGCTTTATGCCGCTTGGGAAAAGGCAGGGTGCTTTGTCGCCGGTGCCAATGCCAAACCCGGCGCCTCGGCTTATTGCATCATGATCCCGCCCCCCAACGTCAACGGCCGTTTGCACATCGGCCACGCCTTCAACAACACCTTGCAAGACATTATGGTGCGCTGGCACCGGATGCGCGGCTTTGACACGCTGTGGCAGCCCGGACAGGATCACGCAGGCATCGCCATGCAACTGGCCGTCGAAAAAGAACTGGCCGCAGAGGGCAAGCCGGGGCGCAAGGAAATCGGGCGCGATGCGTTTATGGACGTGGCGTGGGATTACAAAGGCCGCACTGCAAATGGCATCATTGACCAGCTTAAGCGCATCGGCTCGTCCTGCGACTGGTCGCGCAATGCCTTCACCATGTCGGGCGCACCAAACGCCCCCGAAGGTGAAGACGGCAACTTCCACGACGCAGTTATCAAAGTCTTTGTCGAGATGTACAACAAGGGCCTGATCTATCGTGGCAAGCGTCTGGTCAACTGGGACCCCTACTTTGAGACCGCCATTTCTGATCTGGAAGTCGAAAACATCGAAACGCCGGGCCACATGTGGCACTTCAAGTACCCGTTGGCAGGTGGCGAAACCTACACCTACGTCGAGAAAGACGAAGAGGGCAACGTGACCCTGTCGGAAGAACGCGACTACATTTCCATCGCCACCACCCGCCCCGAAACAATGCTGGGCGATGGTGCCGTGGCCGTGCATCCATCTGACGAACGCTACGCCCCGATCGTGGGCAAGCTTTGTGAAATTCCAGTAGGCCCCAAAGAACACCGTCGCCTGATCCCCATCATCACCGATGAATACCCCGACAAGGACTTCGGGTCCGGCGCTGTGAAAATCACCGGCGCCCACGACTTTAACGACTATCAGGTCGCCAAACGCGGCGGCATCCCGATGTACAACCTGATGGACACAAAGGCCGCGATGCGCAGCGATGGCAAGCCTTATGCCGAAGAAGCCGCCATCGCCCAGAAGATCGCCAATGGCGAATTGGACTTTGACGAGGCCATGATTTCCGCCATGAACCTTGTTCCCGACGACTACCGCGGCATGGACCGGTTTGAGGCCCGCAAAAAGGTGGTCGAGGACATCACCGCCGAAGGTTTGGCCGTGCTGAAACTGGTGCCCTATGTGGACGCCGAAGGCCAAGAAAACCTGCGGCTTGAGCCTTTTGTGGAAAACAAGCCAATCATGCAGCCCTTTGGGGACCGCTCAAAGGTGGTGATTGAGCCGCTGCTGACAGATCAGTGGTTTGTGGACACAGACCAGATCGTTGGGCCTGCTTTGGATGCGGTGCGCAACGGCGACGTCAAGATCATGCCCGAGAGCGGCGAGAAAGTGTATTACAACTGGCTAGACAACATCGAGCCATGGTGCATCTCGCGCCAGCTGTGGTGGGGGCATCAGATTCCGGTTTGGTATGGGCCCGACGGAAAATCATTTTGCGCAGCTTCGGAAAAAGAAGCACTTGCACTTGCGACTACCGCATATCAATCGACCAACCCGGATGTATCAATCCAAGTTTTTGTAAGCACCGACGAAAAGTCGCGTGTTGAAGATAATCTTGGAAATACCGTTCCCGATCCAGCTTTTCTTTTTGACCACACAAGCCAGCACTTGAACGGTGATACACTGTCCGAAACGGATCACTTCGTAGTTCAAATTGCTCGCGACCCCGACGTCCTCGACACATGGTTCTCCTCTGGCCTCTGGCCCATCGGCACGCTCGGCTGGCCCGAAGATACGGCAGAGCTTAACAAATACTTCCCCACTTCCGACCTTATCACAGGTCAGGACATCCTGTTCTTCTGGGTGGCGCGTATGATGATGATGCAATTGGCGGTGGTCGACGACATCCCGTTCAAAAACGTCTATCTGCACGGGTTGGTGCGCGATGCAAAGGGCAAGAAAATGTCCAAATCCGTGGGCAACGTGGTCGATCCTCTCGACATTATCGACGAATACGGCGCCGACGCGCTGCGGTTCACCAATGCGGCGATGGCATCGTTGGGCGGTGCGCTGAAACTCGACACCAAACGCATCGAAGGCTACCGCAACTTTGTCACAAAACTGTGGAACGCCGCAACCTACGGCGACTTCAAAGGGACGTTTGACGTGTCCCACAGCGATACGGCCCCCGACACAAAACTGCCGCTGAACCAATGGATCAAAGGCGAGATCGGCAAGACGCGCGAAGCCGTGGACGCGGCATTGGACACCTACCGGTTCAACGATGCGGCAAGCACGCTTTACAGCTTCGTCTGGAACACGTTCTGCTCACAATATCTGGAATTTACCAAGCCTGTTCTGGACGGTGACGACGCAGGTGCGGCGGCCGAAACAAAAGCAACCTATGCTTGGGCGCTGGATCAGATCCTGATCCTGACACACCCGATTATGCCCTTTGTGACAGAGGAAATCTGGGGTGCAAAAGAACGGCCCAAGATGTTGGCGCACGCGGATTGGCCCACATACACCGCCGCCGATCTGGTGGTACCAGAAGCGGATGCGGAACTGTCGTGGACCGTGGCAATGATTGAAGCAATCCGGTCAGCCCGTGCGCAAATGAACGTCAACGCAGGCGATTTCATACCGCTTGTGGTGCAAGGCATGGACGGTGCGGCCCGCAGCGCTTGGGCGCAAAACGAGGCGTTGATCAAACGCTTTGCGCGGGTTGAAAGCCTTGAAGAAGTGGACGGGATGCCAAAAGGCACCGTGACGCTGGCAGCAAGCGGGGGGACCTTCGGGCTGCCTTTGGACGGGGTGATTGATGTGGCCGCTGAAAAAGCGCGTTTGGAAAAAACGCTGGGCAAGCTGGGCAAAGAACTTGGCGGGCTGCGTGGACGGCTCAAAAACCCTAAATTTGCCGACAGTGCGCCGCCAGAAGTGATCGAGGAAACAAAGGCGAACCTCGCGCTGCGCGAAGCGGAAGAAGCCAAATTGAACGAGGCGTTTTCCCGCCTTGCGGAGCTGGGGTGA
- a CDS encoding ABC transporter ATP-binding protein yields the protein MAEIQLRNLSKRWGSFVGVQNFDLTIGNEEFLVLLGPSGCGKTTTMRMIAGLEDITEGEIIIDGKVVNDLEPKDRDVAMVFQSYGLYPHMNVYENIRFPLKVRKVDPATHDERVRRASAMVELDEFLHRKPAELSGGQRQRVALARAIVREPNVFLMDEPLSNLDAKLRVSTRAQIKNLSHELKVTTVYVTHDQIEAMTLADRVVVMSKGIVQQVGTPTDIYDMPANTFVASFIGSPAMNLVDGTLSGGTFTAKDIEISGLTGPDGPVTLGFRAEDASVSDGPAQVNANVYSMELLGDATMVTIRAGGAMLSVKAHKEYRSEIGDAVSYSVPSEICHLFDATSGERIGD from the coding sequence ATGGCCGAGATCCAATTGCGCAATCTGTCCAAACGCTGGGGCAGTTTTGTTGGTGTTCAAAACTTTGATCTGACCATCGGCAACGAAGAGTTTCTGGTGCTGCTTGGGCCTTCGGGCTGTGGCAAGACCACTACCATGCGTATGATTGCGGGGCTGGAAGACATCACCGAAGGCGAGATTATCATCGACGGTAAAGTTGTGAACGATCTGGAGCCCAAGGACCGTGACGTGGCCATGGTGTTCCAATCCTACGGCCTCTACCCGCATATGAACGTCTATGAAAATATCCGATTTCCGTTGAAGGTGCGCAAAGTAGATCCTGCCACCCATGACGAACGGGTGCGCCGGGCCTCTGCTATGGTGGAGCTGGACGAATTTTTGCACCGCAAGCCTGCAGAACTGTCCGGCGGTCAACGTCAGCGGGTGGCATTGGCCCGTGCGATCGTGCGTGAACCCAATGTGTTCTTGATGGATGAACCGCTGTCCAATCTGGATGCCAAGCTGCGCGTGTCGACCCGCGCACAGATCAAGAACCTGAGCCACGAATTGAAGGTCACAACTGTCTATGTGACCCATGACCAGATCGAAGCCATGACACTGGCCGATCGCGTGGTGGTTATGTCAAAAGGCATCGTGCAGCAGGTTGGCACCCCAACCGACATCTACGACATGCCGGCAAACACCTTTGTGGCCAGCTTCATCGGCTCACCCGCTATGAACCTTGTGGATGGCACGCTGTCGGGTGGCACATTTACGGCCAAAGACATTGAAATCAGCGGGCTCACAGGCCCTGACGGCCCCGTGACTTTGGGGTTCCGCGCCGAAGACGCCAGCGTCAGCGACGGACCCGCGCAAGTGAACGCCAATGTGTACTCGATGGAACTGCTGGGCGATGCGACCATGGTCACGATCCGGGCAGGGGGTGCTATGCTCAGTGTCAAAGCCCACAAGGAGTACCGGTCTGAAATCGGCGATGCTGTGTCCTACAGCGTTCCATCAGAAATTTGCCACCTGTTCGATGCAACATCAGGTGAGCGGATCGGGGACTAA
- a CDS encoding crotonase/enoyl-CoA hydratase family protein, which translates to MARVSVTYEDHIAHVRLTRSDKMNAVDQDMITAIIAAGEEVAASDARAVVLSGEGKAFCAGIDIGSLGQMVGVDPAGQLMPRTHGEGTTNQWQEVAMVWQRAPMPVIAALHGPVFGAGCQLALGADIRIAAPDTRVAVMEMKWGIVPDMGGMVLLPKLVRPDVMRQMTYTATPVDAAQALACGLVTELADDALARATELAKEIAGKSPSAIRTAKRLCAFAETASEAEVLLAESREQAELIGKPHQMEVVAAAMQKRPAVFK; encoded by the coding sequence ATGGCCCGCGTTTCCGTCACCTATGAAGATCACATTGCCCACGTCCGCCTGACGCGCAGCGACAAAATGAATGCTGTTGATCAGGATATGATCACAGCCATTATCGCCGCAGGCGAAGAGGTAGCGGCCTCTGACGCACGGGCGGTGGTTCTGTCTGGCGAAGGCAAAGCGTTTTGTGCCGGCATCGACATTGGCAGCCTTGGCCAGATGGTGGGCGTTGATCCGGCGGGCCAATTGATGCCGCGCACCCATGGCGAAGGCACCACAAACCAGTGGCAAGAGGTTGCCATGGTGTGGCAACGCGCCCCGATGCCGGTTATCGCGGCCTTGCATGGCCCTGTTTTCGGCGCGGGATGCCAATTGGCGTTGGGCGCAGACATCCGCATTGCGGCCCCTGACACCCGGGTGGCGGTTATGGAAATGAAATGGGGCATCGTGCCGGATATGGGCGGCATGGTGTTATTGCCCAAACTGGTACGCCCTGACGTCATGCGCCAGATGACCTACACGGCCACCCCTGTGGACGCTGCCCAAGCGCTGGCGTGTGGTTTGGTTACTGAACTGGCAGATGATGCACTGGCGCGGGCGACAGAGCTGGCCAAGGAAATTGCCGGTAAAAGCCCATCGGCAATCCGCACGGCCAAGCGGTTGTGTGCCTTTGCTGAAACCGCATCGGAGGCCGAGGTTTTGCTTGCGGAAAGCCGCGAACAGGCCGAGTTGATCGGCAAACCACACCAGATGGAAGTTGTCGCAGCTGCCATGCAAAAACGACCCGCAGTCTTTAAGTAA
- a CDS encoding pyridoxal phosphate-dependent aminotransferase has product MTDFRFTPLTTTLPSSVPFVGPETQERARGGAFDARLGANENVFGPSPKAIQAMAEAGHWMYGDPENFDLRHALAAHHGCTIEHIVVGEGIDGLLGYLVRLFVAQGDAVVTSDGAYPTFNYHVAGFGGTLHKVDYVDDHEDPKALFDKARDVGAKLVYLANPDNPMGTWHDGTTLSHALDNLPDGCLLVLDEAYVECAPKGTAPEISPDDPRVIRLRTFSKAYGMAGARVGYAIGHPDLIVAFNKVRNHFGMNRAAQAGALAALLDTDYTADVLGKIAKARDTIASIAANNGLKAVPSATNFVAIDCGQDGAFAKRVLEALIAQGLFVRMPFAAPQNRCIRISCGTDAQLQLFAKALPIALDAAAKG; this is encoded by the coding sequence ATGACTGATTTTCGCTTTACCCCGCTGACCACCACCTTGCCATCCTCCGTGCCATTTGTGGGCCCCGAAACCCAGGAACGGGCACGCGGCGGCGCGTTTGATGCCCGCCTTGGTGCCAATGAAAACGTCTTTGGCCCCTCCCCCAAAGCGATCCAGGCTATGGCCGAAGCCGGACACTGGATGTACGGCGACCCAGAGAACTTTGATCTGCGGCACGCGTTGGCCGCCCACCATGGATGCACAATAGAGCACATTGTCGTGGGCGAAGGCATCGACGGGTTGTTGGGATATCTGGTGCGTCTGTTCGTGGCACAAGGCGATGCTGTGGTTACATCGGATGGGGCTTATCCCACCTTCAACTATCACGTCGCAGGCTTTGGCGGAACATTGCATAAAGTAGATTATGTCGACGACCACGAAGACCCGAAGGCCCTGTTTGACAAAGCCCGGGATGTCGGCGCAAAGCTGGTGTATCTGGCCAACCCCGACAACCCCATGGGCACATGGCACGACGGCACAACCCTAAGCCACGCATTGGACAACCTACCGGATGGCTGCCTGTTGGTTCTGGACGAAGCCTATGTCGAATGTGCCCCAAAAGGCACTGCGCCAGAAATCAGCCCGGACGATCCCCGCGTGATCAGGTTACGTACCTTTTCAAAGGCTTACGGCATGGCAGGTGCGCGCGTAGGATATGCCATCGGACATCCGGATCTGATCGTGGCCTTCAACAAAGTGCGCAACCATTTTGGCATGAACCGCGCGGCGCAAGCTGGCGCATTGGCGGCCCTGTTGGACACAGATTACACTGCAGATGTTTTGGGAAAAATCGCAAAAGCCCGCGACACAATCGCAAGCATAGCTGCCAACAACGGATTGAAAGCAGTGCCCTCCGCAACAAACTTTGTTGCGATTGATTGTGGTCAGGACGGCGCCTTTGCCAAACGCGTTCTAGAGGCATTGATTGCACAAGGCTTGTTTGTGCGTATGCCCTTTGCGGCCCCTCAAAACCGCTGCATCCGCATCAGTTGCGGCACGGACGCGCAACTGCAGCTGTTTGCCAAAGCCTTGCCAATTGCACTGGATGCTGCAGCAAAGGGCTGA
- a CDS encoding ABC transporter substrate-binding protein, with protein MFLKKVAAGVALSIAASAAMADGHAKCDIAEGRVSIVGNEFPAIQTVGAGAVACANDNVEVKTNLTADHQKINLAGMSTTPAEYTSAIVANSSIVALMNEDVVRPLDDLVEKYGQNLKKNQLITVNGQVMAVAFMANAQHLVYRADVLEKAGVAVPTTYEEMLAGAEKIKSMGLMENPLGGAYKAGWNLAQEFTNMYIGHDGEFFKAGSAEVTINNDKGIATLEMLKSLTAYMNPDYLTHDSNATSAEWKAGNVAMMNMWGSRVGPLQDPEGAADGVANTTKVAGPMTVAGGSTPATTLWWDGWTVSKNISDADASATFQALTAAIDPSILNEETSSQAVWLLDGYEPTDQAAGVFAAAQSGSVPYPMLPYQGLLHTALGAELPDFLTGKEDAAKTLADVEAAYAAAAKEQGFLK; from the coding sequence ATGTTTCTGAAAAAAGTTGCGGCTGGTGTCGCACTCTCAATCGCAGCGTCGGCTGCAATGGCGGACGGTCACGCGAAATGTGACATCGCCGAAGGCCGCGTCAGCATCGTGGGCAACGAATTCCCAGCCATCCAGACTGTTGGTGCGGGTGCGGTTGCTTGTGCAAACGACAACGTCGAAGTGAAAACAAACCTCACAGCGGATCACCAAAAGATTAATCTGGCGGGCATGTCCACAACACCTGCTGAATACACGTCTGCGATCGTTGCGAATTCGTCCATTGTGGCGTTGATGAACGAAGATGTTGTGCGCCCATTGGATGATCTGGTCGAAAAATACGGCCAAAACCTGAAGAAAAACCAGCTGATCACGGTAAACGGTCAAGTGATGGCTGTGGCCTTCATGGCGAACGCGCAGCACCTTGTATATCGCGCAGACGTTCTGGAAAAAGCCGGCGTTGCTGTGCCAACCACATATGAAGAAATGCTGGCAGGCGCTGAAAAAATCAAATCCATGGGGTTGATGGAAAACCCGTTGGGTGGCGCGTACAAAGCAGGCTGGAACCTGGCGCAAGAATTCACGAACATGTACATCGGTCACGATGGTGAGTTTTTCAAAGCAGGGTCTGCCGAAGTCACAATCAATAACGACAAAGGCATCGCCACGCTGGAAATGCTCAAGTCGCTGACGGCTTACATGAACCCCGACTATCTGACACATGATTCCAACGCGACAAGCGCGGAATGGAAAGCTGGCAATGTGGCGATGATGAACATGTGGGGATCACGTGTTGGTCCTTTGCAAGATCCTGAGGGTGCCGCAGACGGTGTTGCAAACACAACAAAAGTCGCAGGCCCAATGACAGTAGCAGGTGGATCGACACCGGCAACAACACTGTGGTGGGACGGCTGGACAGTGTCCAAAAACATCTCTGATGCAGATGCGTCCGCAACATTTCAGGCGCTGACAGCCGCAATTGACCCAAGCATCCTGAACGAAGAAACGTCATCTCAGGCGGTTTGGTTGTTGGACGGTTACGAGCCAACAGACCAAGCGGCAGGCGTCTTCGCAGCCGCACAGTCCGGTTCTGTGCCTTACCCGATGTTGCCATACCAAGGCTTGTTGCACACTGCTTTGGGGGCGGAATTGCCTGACTTCCTGACAGGCAAAGAAGACGCGGCCAAAACTTTGGCTGATGTTGAAGCGGCCTATGCGGCGGCAGCAAAAGAACAGGGCTTCTTGAAGTAA